The Pseudomonas sp. DG56-2 genome contains a region encoding:
- the gmk gene encoding guanylate kinase, with product MNQSSGTLYIVSAPSGAGKTSLVKALIDADNSIQVSVSHTTRAMRPGEVHGVNYHFVEHTEFKLMIEQGDFLEQAEVFGNFYGTSRSALQQSLDQGHDLILEIDWQGAQQVRKLMPEARSIFILPPTQEALRQRLTNRGQDSDEIIEGRMREAVSEMSHYDEYDFVIINDDFATALEDLKAVFRANRLLQAHQQQRHGQLLKQLLA from the coding sequence ATGAATCAAAGCAGCGGCACCCTTTATATCGTTTCCGCCCCGTCAGGCGCAGGCAAGACCAGCCTGGTCAAGGCCCTGATCGACGCTGACAACAGCATCCAGGTTTCGGTATCGCACACCACTCGCGCGATGCGTCCAGGCGAAGTTCACGGCGTGAACTATCACTTCGTCGAGCACACCGAATTCAAGCTGATGATCGAGCAAGGCGACTTCCTCGAGCAGGCCGAAGTCTTCGGCAATTTCTATGGGACATCGCGCAGCGCGCTGCAGCAGTCCCTGGACCAAGGTCATGACCTGATTCTGGAAATCGACTGGCAAGGTGCTCAGCAGGTGCGCAAATTGATGCCTGAAGCGCGCTCGATCTTCATCCTGCCGCCAACCCAGGAAGCCCTGCGCCAACGCTTGACCAACCGTGGCCAGGACAGCGACGAGATCATCGAAGGCCGCATGCGCGAAGCAGTCAGTGAGATGAGCCACTACGACGAGTATGACTTCGTCATCATCAACGATGACTTCGCCACTGCGCTGGAAGACCTCAAAGCGGTATTCCGCGCCAACCGCTTGCTGCAGGCTCACCAGCAGCAGCGTCATGGCCAACTGCTCAAGCAATTGCTTGCCTGA
- a CDS encoding APC family permease: MSEYEAGLSPGIGQARAEENGVSKASKGLAKGRLGLLASIVLGISTIAPVYTLTGALGPTVREVGAHLPAVFIVGFLPMLLVALGYRELNAAEPDSGTSFTWSARAFGPMIGWIGGWGLVTATTIVLSNLAGVAVDFFYLFLGQISGSHEVAALADNLLINVVTCCVFIAMAVWICCRGIATTMTVQYGLVALQLVVLVGFAMAAFGESSVTPPLEFDLDWFNPFGVESFSAFTAGLSLSIFIFWGWDVCLSISEESVGSGDTPGRAATLTVLLILGLYLVTAIATLQFAGIGDIGLGLNNPRIQENVFAHLAGPVMGPLAILMSIAVLASTAASLQSTFVSPARTLLAMGYYGAVPERFANICPRSKTPRYATICAGVAAGVFYVTMRTLSENVLADTITALGMMICFYYSLTAYACVWYFRHSLFDSVRHFLMRGLCPLLGGGILSVIFLQTAIDSASPSFGSGSHVGGLGLVFVIAVIITLLGLGLMMLSRLRAPAFFLGMTLQRHATVSNRR; encoded by the coding sequence ATGAGTGAATACGAAGCAGGCCTGTCTCCAGGTATTGGACAGGCTCGCGCCGAGGAAAACGGTGTATCGAAAGCTTCCAAGGGGCTGGCCAAGGGTCGGCTTGGACTGCTGGCGAGCATTGTCCTGGGCATCTCTACCATTGCACCGGTCTACACCCTCACGGGTGCGCTCGGCCCTACAGTGCGCGAAGTCGGCGCTCATTTGCCGGCGGTGTTCATCGTCGGCTTCCTGCCGATGCTCCTGGTAGCCTTGGGTTATCGCGAGTTGAACGCGGCTGAACCTGACAGCGGCACCTCCTTCACCTGGTCGGCACGGGCTTTCGGTCCGATGATCGGCTGGATTGGCGGTTGGGGCCTGGTAACTGCCACAACCATTGTGCTGTCCAACCTTGCGGGGGTGGCAGTCGACTTCTTCTATCTGTTCCTCGGGCAAATATCCGGTAGTCACGAGGTGGCAGCGCTGGCGGACAACCTGTTAATCAACGTTGTCACCTGTTGCGTGTTCATCGCCATGGCGGTTTGGATCTGCTGCCGCGGGATCGCCACGACCATGACAGTGCAGTACGGCCTGGTCGCACTGCAATTAGTGGTGTTAGTGGGCTTTGCAATGGCTGCATTTGGCGAGTCTTCTGTAACGCCACCGCTGGAATTCGATCTCGACTGGTTCAACCCATTCGGTGTCGAATCGTTCTCGGCATTTACTGCCGGCCTGTCATTGTCGATCTTCATTTTCTGGGGCTGGGATGTCTGCTTGAGCATCAGCGAAGAGTCGGTGGGTAGCGGAGATACCCCTGGCCGCGCGGCGACCCTGACCGTGCTGCTGATCCTGGGTCTGTACCTGGTAACGGCGATTGCCACCCTGCAGTTCGCCGGGATTGGTGATATCGGTCTGGGCCTGAACAATCCGCGCATTCAAGAGAACGTCTTCGCTCACCTGGCGGGGCCAGTCATGGGACCATTGGCGATCCTGATGTCCATCGCCGTGCTGGCCAGTACCGCAGCATCGCTGCAGTCGACTTTCGTGTCGCCGGCCCGAACGTTGCTGGCGATGGGGTACTACGGCGCGGTTCCGGAGCGGTTTGCCAATATCTGCCCGCGCTCGAAAACGCCGCGGTACGCGACAATCTGTGCCGGTGTAGCGGCAGGCGTGTTCTACGTCACCATGCGGACCCTGAGTGAAAACGTGCTGGCGGATACCATTACCGCGCTGGGCATGATGATCTGCTTCTACTACTCGCTGACTGCTTACGCCTGCGTCTGGTACTTCCGCCACAGCTTGTTCGACAGCGTACGCCACTTCCTGATGCGTGGCCTGTGCCCGCTGCTTGGTGGCGGTATTCTTTCGGTGATCTTCCTGCAGACGGCCATCGACAGTGCATCGCCGTCGTTCGGCAGCGGTTCGCATGTAGGGGGCTTGGGTCTGGTGTTCGTGATCGCAGTGATCATCACATTGCTGGGGCTGGGGCTGATGATGCTGTCACGCCTGCGTGCGCCGGCGTTCTTCCTGGGTATGACGCTGCAGCGTCACGCCACAGTCTCCAACCGCCGCTAA
- the spoT gene encoding bifunctional GTP diphosphokinase/guanosine-3',5'-bis pyrophosphate 3'-pyrophosphohydrolase, which yields MPSIDALADRLSTYLGPDQVNLVRRAYFYAEQAHDGQRRRSGEPYVTHPLAVASILADMHMDHQSLMAAMLHDVIEDTGIAKEALSSQFGETVAELVDGVSKLTQMNFETKAEAQAENFQKMAMAMARDIRVILVKLADRLHNMRTLEVLSGEKRRRIAKETLEIYAPIANRLGMHSVRVEFEDLGFKAMHPMRSARIYQAVKRARGNRKELVNKIEESLAHCLAVDGIEGEVSGRQKHLYGIYKKMRGKRRAFNEIMDVYAFRIIVDKVDTCYRVLGAVHNLYKPLPGRFKDYIAIPKANGYQSLHTTLFGMHGVPIEIQIRTREMEEMANNGIAAHWLYKSSDDEQPKGTHARARQWVKGVLEMQQRAGNSLEFIESVKIDLFPDEVYVFTPKGRIMELPKGSTAVDFAYAVHTDVGNSCIACRINRRLAPLSEPLQSGSTVEIVSAPGARPNPAWLNFVVTGKARTHIRHALKLQRRSESISLGERLLNKVLNGFDSALDKIPQERVQAMLSEYRLEQIEDMLEDIGLGNRMAYVVARRLLSTEGEQLSTPEGPLAIRGTEGLVLSYAKCCTPIPGDPIVGHLSAGKGMVVHLENCRNISEIRHNPEKCVQLSWAKDVTGEFNVELRVELEHQRGLIALLASSVNAADGNIEKISMDERDGRISVVQLVVSVHDRVHLARVIKKLRALTGVIRITRMRT from the coding sequence GTGCCGAGCATAGACGCCCTCGCCGATCGTCTGTCGACCTACCTCGGCCCAGATCAGGTCAACCTGGTACGCCGAGCGTATTTCTACGCCGAACAAGCCCACGACGGCCAACGCCGTCGTAGCGGTGAGCCTTACGTCACGCATCCGCTGGCGGTGGCTAGCATCCTCGCCGACATGCACATGGACCATCAAAGCCTGATGGCGGCCATGCTTCATGACGTGATCGAAGACACCGGCATCGCCAAGGAAGCCCTCAGCTCGCAGTTTGGCGAGACGGTGGCCGAGCTGGTCGATGGAGTCAGCAAGCTGACTCAGATGAACTTCGAGACCAAGGCCGAAGCCCAGGCGGAAAACTTCCAGAAAATGGCCATGGCCATGGCCCGGGATATCCGCGTAATTCTGGTCAAGCTCGCCGACCGCCTGCACAACATGCGCACACTCGAGGTGCTGTCAGGCGAAAAACGCCGACGCATAGCCAAGGAAACCCTGGAAATCTACGCACCCATCGCCAATCGCCTGGGTATGCACAGCGTGCGCGTGGAGTTCGAAGACCTGGGCTTCAAGGCTATGCACCCGATGCGCTCTGCGCGCATCTACCAAGCCGTCAAGCGGGCCCGCGGCAACCGCAAGGAACTGGTCAACAAGATCGAAGAGTCGCTCGCCCACTGCCTTGCCGTCGACGGCATCGAAGGCGAAGTCAGCGGCCGGCAGAAACATCTCTATGGCATCTACAAGAAGATGCGTGGCAAACGCCGCGCCTTCAACGAGATCATGGATGTCTATGCGTTTCGCATCATTGTCGACAAGGTAGACACCTGCTACCGCGTACTCGGCGCCGTGCACAACCTGTACAAGCCACTGCCGGGGCGTTTCAAGGACTACATTGCGATTCCCAAGGCCAACGGCTACCAGTCGCTGCATACCACCTTGTTCGGTATGCACGGCGTGCCAATCGAGATCCAGATTCGCACCCGCGAAATGGAAGAGATGGCCAACAACGGCATTGCTGCCCACTGGCTGTACAAGTCCAGCGACGACGAGCAGCCCAAAGGCACCCATGCCCGTGCCCGCCAGTGGGTCAAAGGCGTGCTGGAAATGCAGCAACGGGCTGGCAACTCCTTGGAATTCATCGAAAGCGTGAAGATCGACCTGTTCCCGGACGAGGTCTACGTGTTCACGCCCAAGGGCCGCATCATGGAGCTGCCCAAAGGCTCCACCGCGGTCGATTTTGCTTACGCGGTACACACCGACGTCGGCAACAGTTGCATCGCCTGCCGAATCAATCGGCGCCTGGCACCGCTGTCCGAACCTTTGCAGAGCGGTTCGACGGTCGAGATCGTCAGCGCCCCCGGCGCGCGGCCTAATCCTGCCTGGCTCAATTTCGTGGTCACCGGTAAGGCCCGCACGCATATTCGCCACGCTCTCAAACTGCAACGCCGTTCCGAGTCCATCAGCCTGGGCGAACGCCTGCTGAACAAGGTGCTGAATGGCTTCGACAGTGCACTGGACAAAATCCCTCAGGAACGCGTCCAGGCCATGCTCAGCGAATATCGCCTGGAGCAGATCGAGGACATGCTCGAAGACATCGGCCTGGGCAATCGCATGGCTTATGTCGTTGCCCGCCGCCTGCTCTCTACAGAAGGCGAACAGCTCTCGACTCCAGAAGGACCACTGGCCATTCGCGGAACCGAAGGCCTGGTACTCAGCTACGCCAAGTGCTGCACGCCCATCCCGGGTGATCCGATCGTTGGCCACTTGTCTGCGGGCAAAGGGATGGTCGTGCACCTCGAGAACTGCCGGAACATCAGTGAAATCCGTCACAACCCGGAAAAATGCGTGCAGCTGTCCTGGGCCAAGGATGTCACCGGCGAGTTCAACGTCGAACTGCGCGTCGAGCTGGAGCATCAGCGCGGCCTGATCGCCCTGCTTGCCAGTAGCGTCAATGCCGCCGACGGCAACATTGAAAAAATCAGCATGGACGAACGCGATGGTCGCATCAGCGTGGTTCAACTGGTGGTAAGCGTACACGACCGCGTGCACCTGGCCCGTGTGATCAAAAAACTGCGCGCCCTGACCGGGGTGATTCGCATCACCCGCATGCGCACGTAG
- a CDS encoding YicC/YloC family endoribonuclease — MVHSMTAFARVERAGSQGTLIWELRSVNHRYLEPHLRLPEALRDLEGAVREALRQGLSRGKVECTLRFNEESTGKPLQVDRERAAQLVAAAETVASLIKQPAALNPLEVLAWPGVLVADANDPQTLNSEAMALFVEALNELKSGRNREGSELARLINERLDGMASEVTTLRALVPQMLAAQRQKILDRFADMQAELDPQRLEQEMVLLAQKSDVAEELDRLSTHITEVRRVLKSGGAAGRRLDFLMQELNREANTLGSKAFDPRSTQSAVNLKVLIEQMREQVQNIE; from the coding sequence ATGGTGCACAGCATGACCGCTTTTGCTCGCGTCGAGCGCGCAGGTAGCCAGGGCACCCTGATCTGGGAACTTCGCTCGGTGAACCACCGCTACCTTGAGCCGCACCTGCGCCTGCCCGAAGCTCTGCGAGACCTTGAAGGAGCCGTGCGCGAAGCCCTGCGCCAAGGCCTGTCACGCGGCAAGGTAGAGTGCACCTTGCGCTTCAACGAAGAGAGCACCGGCAAACCCCTGCAGGTTGACCGTGAGCGTGCTGCCCAGTTGGTAGCTGCCGCCGAAACCGTCGCCAGCCTGATCAAACAGCCAGCAGCGCTCAATCCCCTGGAAGTGCTAGCCTGGCCAGGCGTACTGGTCGCCGATGCCAATGACCCACAAACCCTCAACAGTGAAGCCATGGCGCTGTTCGTCGAAGCGCTGAATGAACTGAAGAGTGGCCGCAACCGCGAAGGCAGCGAGTTGGCGCGCCTGATCAACGAACGCTTGGATGGCATGGCCAGCGAGGTCACCACCTTGCGTGCCCTGGTGCCGCAGATGCTCGCCGCCCAGCGTCAGAAAATCCTCGATCGCTTCGCCGACATGCAGGCTGAACTCGATCCGCAGCGTCTGGAACAGGAAATGGTCCTGCTGGCACAGAAGAGCGACGTTGCCGAAGAACTCGATCGCCTGAGCACCCACATCACCGAAGTACGCCGGGTACTCAAGTCCGGCGGTGCCGCTGGTCGGCGCCTGGACTTCCTGATGCAGGAGCTCAATCGCGAAGCCAATACCCTGGGCTCCAAAGCCTTCGACCCACGCAGCACCCAGTCCGCGGTCAACCTCAAGGTACTGATCGAGCAGATGCGTGAACAAGTACAGAACATTGAGTAA
- a CDS encoding LysR family transcriptional regulator has translation MQYQISHADLSLVLALVRGRSLAKAAELLRVDVSTVFRSIRRMEAALGTALFVKSRKGYIPTGTAQALAEQAERAEQALDAARVALEHGEQVVSGTVRLTCTDAVLHSLLLPALAEFMPAYPALSLELATSNTFANLSRRDADLALRLTNSPPEHLVGRCLGSASYVVCGREEYREKLKQIPASLPWIAPDDTMQDHSTVVWRSEYLPAVNPRYKCSSISAIAQLVTAGLGVAALPDYMAHTLPGVEALSDALPGCDTELWLLTRPDCRALRSVQTLFDELTPRLRDALSRQ, from the coding sequence ATGCAATATCAGATCAGTCACGCCGACCTCTCGCTGGTACTCGCCCTGGTACGCGGGCGCTCACTGGCAAAAGCCGCAGAGCTACTGCGGGTTGATGTTTCGACGGTATTTCGCTCGATTCGGCGCATGGAAGCTGCCCTGGGTACCGCGTTATTTGTAAAAAGCCGCAAGGGCTATATACCTACTGGCACGGCTCAGGCCCTGGCCGAGCAGGCCGAGCGCGCCGAACAAGCTCTGGATGCTGCCCGGGTAGCACTGGAACACGGTGAACAGGTGGTTAGCGGCACCGTGCGCTTGACCTGTACCGATGCCGTACTGCACAGCCTGTTACTGCCAGCACTGGCCGAGTTCATGCCAGCCTACCCGGCGTTGTCGCTGGAGCTGGCAACCTCCAACACCTTCGCTAACCTGAGTCGACGCGATGCCGATCTCGCTTTACGCCTGACCAACTCGCCACCTGAGCACTTGGTTGGCCGCTGCCTCGGTTCAGCTTCCTACGTGGTGTGTGGCCGCGAGGAATATCGGGAAAAACTTAAACAAATCCCGGCCAGCCTGCCGTGGATTGCCCCGGACGACACCATGCAGGACCACTCCACTGTGGTCTGGCGCAGCGAGTACCTACCCGCTGTGAACCCGCGTTATAAGTGCAGCAGCATCTCTGCCATTGCGCAGCTGGTAACCGCTGGCCTGGGCGTGGCCGCCCTGCCCGACTACATGGCCCATACCCTGCCAGGCGTCGAAGCATTGAGCGATGCCTTGCCCGGCTGCGATACCGAGTTATGGCTGCTGACACGTCCTGATTGCCGTGCGTTGCGCTCGGTGCAGACCTTGTTCGACGAACTTACCCCGCGCCTGCGCGATGCCTTGAGTCGCCAGTAG
- a CDS encoding gamma-glutamyl-gamma-aminobutyrate hydrolase family protein translates to MQTTNDLPPLIGISACRQQLGNNSSHTVGDKYVEAAGFAGIPVILPARAEPVDPQRVLERLDGILFTGSPSNVEPHHYNGAPSVEGTKHDVFRDRLTLPLLQAAIATGVPVFCICRGFQELNVALGGTLHQRVQELPGFLDHREPQDAPLEEQYSPRHSVTVQPGGLFERLGLEQSFMVNSLHSQGINRLADGLRAEALAPDGLIEAVSMEDAPGFVVGVQWHPEYRLAENPVSLRLFQAFREACLARARGERHRETTV, encoded by the coding sequence ATGCAAACTACCAATGACCTGCCGCCTTTGATTGGCATTTCTGCCTGTCGTCAGCAATTGGGCAATAACTCGTCGCACACGGTCGGCGATAAATATGTCGAAGCAGCAGGTTTTGCCGGGATCCCTGTGATCCTGCCTGCTCGCGCCGAGCCGGTTGATCCGCAGCGCGTGCTAGAGCGCCTAGATGGCATTCTTTTTACCGGTTCGCCTTCTAATGTCGAGCCGCATCATTACAATGGCGCCCCCAGCGTGGAAGGTACGAAGCACGATGTGTTTCGTGACCGGCTGACTCTGCCTCTGTTGCAGGCCGCCATTGCCACCGGTGTGCCGGTGTTTTGCATCTGCCGTGGTTTTCAGGAATTGAACGTTGCCTTGGGCGGCACACTGCACCAGCGAGTGCAGGAGCTACCAGGTTTCCTTGATCACCGTGAGCCGCAGGATGCCCCGCTGGAAGAGCAATACAGCCCACGTCATAGCGTTACTGTGCAGCCCGGCGGGCTGTTCGAGCGACTGGGGCTGGAGCAAAGCTTCATGGTCAATTCGCTTCACAGCCAAGGAATCAATCGCCTGGCTGACGGCCTGCGGGCCGAGGCCCTGGCGCCGGACGGACTGATCGAAGCCGTGTCCATGGAGGATGCGCCGGGCTTTGTGGTCGGTGTGCAATGGCACCCCGAATATCGCTTGGCCGAAAATCCGGTTTCGTTGCGTCTATTCCAGGCGTTTCGGGAAGCATGCCTGGCCCGTGCAAGGGGTGAGCGGCACCGGGAGACGACCGTATGA
- the rpoZ gene encoding DNA-directed RNA polymerase subunit omega, with translation MARVTVEDCLEHVDNRFELVMLSTKRARQLATGGKEPKVAWENDKPTVVALREIAEGICTPEFIAAESIVEVEPAFAFGSEEEANEAV, from the coding sequence ATGGCCCGCGTAACCGTTGAAGACTGCCTAGAACACGTGGATAACCGTTTTGAGCTGGTCATGCTCTCTACCAAGCGTGCCCGTCAGCTGGCCACCGGCGGCAAAGAGCCGAAAGTGGCATGGGAAAACGACAAACCTACCGTCGTTGCACTGCGTGAAATCGCTGAAGGCATCTGCACCCCTGAGTTCATCGCTGCCGAATCCATTGTCGAAGTCGAGCCCGCTTTCGCCTTCGGCAGTGAGGAAGAGGCCAACGAGGCCGTCTAA
- a CDS encoding RidA family protein — translation MTKTVITSDKAPAAIGTYSQAIKAGNTVYMSGQIPLDPKTMELVEGFEAQTVQVFENLKAVAEAAGGSFKDIVKLNIFLTDLSHFAKVNEIMGKYFEQPYPARAAIGVAALPRGSQVEMDAILVLE, via the coding sequence ATGACCAAGACCGTCATCACCAGTGACAAGGCCCCAGCCGCCATCGGCACCTACTCCCAGGCAATCAAGGCCGGCAACACTGTGTACATGTCCGGCCAGATCCCTCTGGACCCGAAAACCATGGAACTGGTTGAAGGCTTCGAAGCCCAGACCGTACAGGTCTTCGAAAACCTCAAGGCTGTTGCTGAAGCCGCTGGCGGTTCGTTCAAGGACATCGTCAAGCTGAACATCTTCCTGACCGACCTGAGCCACTTCGCCAAGGTCAACGAGATCATGGGCAAGTACTTCGAACAGCCATACCCTGCCCGCGCCGCCATTGGCGTTGCCGCCCTGCCGCGCGGCTCGCAGGTTGAAATGGACGCGATTCTGGTCCTCGAGTAA
- a CDS encoding aldehyde dehydrogenase: MTIAPREHWEQLFQTLKIEGRAFVDGQYCASVSGDTFDCSSPVDGRQLVQVASCDSADAESAVAAARRSFDSGVWAQQAPAQRKRVLIAFADLLLANAEELALLETLDMGKPIADSLNIDIPAAANAIRWHAEAIDKIYDEVAATASDQLGLVTREPVGVVAAIVPWNFPLMMACWKLGPALATGNSVILKPSEKSPLTAIRVAQLALDAGIPAGVLNVLPGYGHTVGKALALHMDVDTLVFTGSTRIAKQLMVYAGESNMKRVWLEAGGKSPNIVFADAPDLQAAADAAAAAIAFNQGEVCIAGSRLLVERSIKERFLPMVVEALKAWKPGHALAPDTRVGALVDSTQLDTVLGYIAAGKADGATLLTGGERVLEDTCGVYVQPAIFDGVTNAMRIAREEIFGPVLSVITFDSAEEAIAIANDSPFGLAAAVWTSDISRAHKSARALRAGSVWVNQYDGGDMTAPFGGFKQSGNGRDKSLHAFDKYTELKATWIKL, encoded by the coding sequence ATGACAATTGCACCACGTGAACACTGGGAACAGCTGTTCCAGACCCTGAAGATCGAAGGCCGTGCCTTTGTCGATGGGCAGTATTGTGCCAGTGTTTCTGGTGACACTTTCGACTGTTCAAGTCCGGTCGATGGTCGCCAGCTGGTGCAGGTCGCCAGTTGTGACAGTGCGGATGCCGAGAGTGCTGTTGCCGCAGCCCGACGCAGTTTTGACAGCGGCGTCTGGGCGCAGCAGGCACCAGCGCAACGTAAGCGGGTGTTGATCGCTTTCGCCGACCTGCTTCTGGCCAACGCCGAGGAACTGGCGCTGCTGGAAACCTTGGACATGGGCAAGCCGATTGCCGATTCCTTGAACATTGATATTCCGGCTGCGGCCAATGCCATCCGTTGGCACGCCGAAGCCATCGACAAGATATACGACGAAGTTGCTGCAACCGCGTCCGACCAGTTGGGTCTGGTCACCCGCGAGCCGGTCGGCGTGGTTGCGGCCATTGTTCCGTGGAACTTTCCACTGATGATGGCCTGTTGGAAGCTCGGTCCGGCCTTGGCCACCGGTAACTCGGTGATTCTCAAACCGTCCGAAAAGTCACCACTGACCGCGATCCGCGTCGCTCAGTTGGCACTCGATGCCGGAATTCCGGCGGGTGTGCTGAACGTGTTGCCTGGATACGGCCACACCGTGGGCAAGGCCTTGGCCTTGCACATGGACGTGGACACCTTGGTGTTTACCGGTTCTACCCGTATTGCCAAGCAATTGATGGTGTATGCCGGTGAATCGAACATGAAGCGTGTCTGGCTGGAGGCCGGCGGCAAGAGCCCGAACATCGTGTTTGCCGACGCTCCCGATCTGCAAGCGGCTGCCGATGCGGCAGCGGCTGCCATTGCCTTCAATCAGGGCGAGGTATGCATTGCCGGTTCACGTTTGCTGGTTGAGCGCAGCATCAAGGAGCGCTTCCTGCCCATGGTGGTCGAGGCGCTCAAGGCCTGGAAACCGGGACACGCCCTGGCCCCTGATACCCGTGTCGGCGCATTGGTTGACAGCACTCAGCTAGACACCGTGCTGGGTTACATCGCGGCCGGCAAGGCAGATGGCGCCACGTTGCTAACGGGCGGAGAGCGTGTGCTGGAAGACACCTGCGGCGTCTATGTGCAGCCGGCGATTTTCGATGGCGTAACCAACGCCATGCGTATCGCTCGCGAGGAAATCTTCGGGCCAGTGCTTTCGGTCATCACCTTCGACAGCGCCGAAGAGGCCATTGCCATCGCCAATGACTCGCCATTCGGCCTGGCCGCAGCAGTCTGGACCAGTGACATCTCTCGTGCCCACAAGAGTGCCCGCGCCTTGCGTGCCGGCAGCGTCTGGGTCAACCAATACGACGGCGGCGATATGACTGCGCCATTTGGCGGGTTCAAGCAGTCGGGTAATGGTCGGGACAAGTCGCTGCACGCATTTGATAAATATACCGAACTCAAGGCGACCTGGATCAAGCTGTAA
- a CDS encoding glutamine synthetase family protein, whose protein sequence is MTSVSPRAIPLDEMGEFLKAHPEVQFVDLLIADMNGVVRGKRIERASLVKVYEKGINLPASLFALDINGSTVESTGLGLDIGDADRICFPIPGTLSYEPWQKRPTAQLLMTMHELDGAPFFADPREVLRGVVEKFDALGLDICAAFELEFYLIDQDNLNGRPQPPRSPISGKRPQSTQVYLIDDLDEYVDCLQDMLEAAKEQGIPADAIVKESAPAQFEVNLHHVADAIKACDYAVLLKRLIKNIAYDHEMDSTFMAKPYPGQAGNGLHVHISLLDKKTGKNIFTSDDPEQSETLRHAIGGVLETMPASMAFLCPNVNSYRRFGAQFYVPNAPSWGLDNRTVAVRVPTGSSDAVRIEHRVAGADANPYLMMAAILAGIHHGLTNQIEPGAPIEGNSYEQLEQSLPNNLRDALRELDDSEVLNKYISPDYIDIFVACKESEMAEFEVSISDLEYNWYLHTV, encoded by the coding sequence ATGACGTCGGTCTCCCCGCGCGCCATCCCTCTCGACGAGATGGGTGAATTTCTCAAGGCCCACCCTGAGGTGCAATTTGTCGATTTGCTGATTGCCGACATGAACGGAGTGGTACGAGGCAAGCGCATCGAGCGTGCGAGCCTGGTCAAGGTTTACGAAAAAGGCATCAACCTGCCAGCATCGCTGTTTGCCCTGGATATCAATGGTTCCACCGTGGAAAGCACCGGTCTGGGCCTGGATATCGGCGACGCAGACCGCATTTGCTTCCCGATTCCCGGCACCCTGAGCTACGAGCCCTGGCAAAAGCGCCCTACCGCTCAGTTGCTGATGACCATGCACGAGCTGGACGGTGCGCCGTTCTTTGCCGACCCGCGAGAAGTGCTGCGCGGTGTGGTCGAGAAGTTCGACGCGCTGGGCCTGGATATTTGCGCGGCGTTCGAGCTCGAGTTCTACTTGATCGACCAGGACAACCTCAACGGTCGTCCGCAGCCACCCCGCTCGCCAATCTCCGGCAAGCGCCCGCAATCGACCCAGGTCTACCTGATCGATGATCTTGATGAGTATGTGGACTGCCTGCAGGACATGCTCGAAGCGGCGAAAGAGCAGGGTATTCCAGCCGACGCCATCGTCAAGGAAAGCGCTCCTGCGCAGTTCGAGGTCAACCTGCATCACGTTGCTGATGCAATCAAGGCCTGCGACTACGCGGTGTTGCTCAAGCGTCTGATCAAAAACATCGCCTACGACCATGAAATGGACTCCACCTTCATGGCCAAGCCGTACCCAGGCCAGGCGGGCAACGGTCTGCATGTGCATATCTCGTTGCTGGACAAGAAAACCGGCAAGAACATCTTCACCAGCGATGACCCGGAACAAAGCGAAACCCTGCGCCACGCGATCGGTGGCGTGCTGGAAACCATGCCGGCTTCGATGGCCTTCCTGTGCCCGAACGTCAACTCCTACCGCCGTTTCGGTGCCCAGTTCTATGTGCCGAATGCACCTAGCTGGGGCCTGGACAACCGCACAGTAGCGGTACGCGTACCTACCGGCAGCAGCGATGCAGTTCGTATCGAGCACCGCGTAGCGGGCGCAGATGCCAACCCGTATTTGATGATGGCGGCGATTCTGGCAGGCATCCATCACGGTCTGACCAATCAGATCGAGCCAGGTGCGCCGATTGAAGGTAACTCCTACGAACAGTTGGAGCAGAGCCTGCCGAACAACTTGCGCGATGCGTTGCGTGAGCTCGATGACAGCGAAGTGCTGAACAAATACATCAGCCCGGACTACATCGACATTTTCGTTGCCTGCAAGGAAAGCGAAATGGCTGAGTTCGAGGTGTCGATTTCCGACCTCGAATACAACTGGTACCTGCATACCGTGTGA